One stretch of Patescibacteria group bacterium DNA includes these proteins:
- the pilM gene encoding type IV pilus assembly protein PilM: protein MPLFGKPTKKSYLGVDLGAGGIKVVELMNERGRARLVTYGYSDRPFEVMSTNIIDTAKDAAETLKKICQKAQTSSTKAVAGLPVASVFSSIITVQAKNRDELKEAIQAKAKKLIPMPIEEMIIDSKILNKLPEGNKEFPAESRNIRVLITGAPKGIVKKYIEIFKIAGLELLSLETEAFALIRSLVGKDPSSIMIIDFGSVRTNLSVIEKGIPFLNRSINMGGLTITKTISQSLGLGLKESDQMKHDIASLSRVAPGGSLPKLLDNLLQPIVNEIKYSLNMYAAQKESEGTTVQKIILTGGSSLLPNLSDYFTKLLNINTYLGDPWARVIYPTELKPVLDDIGPRFSVPVGLAMRDIGI from the coding sequence ATGCCTTTATTTGGTAAACCGACAAAAAAGAGTTACCTCGGCGTCGACCTCGGTGCCGGCGGAATTAAAGTTGTGGAACTTATGAACGAGCGGGGACGCGCCCGGCTAGTGACTTATGGTTACAGCGACCGCCCGTTTGAGGTTATGTCGACCAATATTATCGATACGGCCAAAGACGCCGCCGAAACTCTGAAAAAAATTTGCCAAAAAGCCCAGACCTCGTCCACAAAGGCCGTGGCCGGTTTGCCGGTTGCTTCAGTTTTTAGCTCAATTATTACGGTCCAGGCAAAAAATCGCGACGAGCTCAAAGAGGCGATTCAGGCTAAGGCAAAAAAGCTGATCCCCATGCCAATTGAAGAAATGATTATTGATTCCAAGATTTTAAACAAGCTGCCCGAGGGCAACAAAGAGTTCCCGGCCGAGTCGCGCAATATCCGCGTTTTGATCACCGGCGCGCCCAAGGGCATTGTAAAAAAATACATTGAAATATTTAAAATCGCGGGTTTGGAACTCTTGAGTCTCGAGACCGAGGCGTTTGCCCTGATTCGTTCGCTCGTGGGCAAGGACCCGTCGTCAATCATGATTATTGATTTCGGTTCGGTGCGTACAAACTTAAGCGTGATTGAAAAGGGTATACCCTTTCTGAACCGCAGCATAAACATGGGCGGGCTGACGATCACTAAAACCATCAGTCAGAGTCTGGGCCTGGGCCTCAAGGAATCCGACCAGATGAAGCACGACATCGCTTCGCTCTCGCGCGTCGCGCCGGGCGGCAGTCTGCCCAAGCTTTTGGACAATCTGCTCCAGCCGATCGTGAATGAAATCAAATATTCGCTCAATATGTATGCCGCGCAAAAAGAAAGCGAGGGGACCACGGTGCAAAAAATAATTCTCACCGGCGGTTCATCGCTCTTGCCCAATCTTTCGGATTATTTTACCAAACTTTTGAATATCAACACCTATCTCGGCGATCCGTGGGCGCGCGTTATTTATCCCACCGAGCTGAAGCCGGTTCTTGATGATATCGGTCCGCGCTTTTCCGTGCCGGTCGGACTCGCCATGAGAGACATCGGAATCTAA
- a CDS encoding four helix bundle protein, with protein sequence MSNQGQNPNAKKYDLSERTARFGGNIIDFVGTISDNSITRPLKSQAVRSGTSIGANYMEADGAESRKDFFHKIGICKKEAKETMHWLRMIARTNMVSKEKCIALWKEAHELALIFSAIIIKK encoded by the coding sequence ATGTCAAACCAAGGTCAAAATCCAAACGCCAAAAAGTATGATTTGTCTGAACGCACCGCGAGGTTCGGAGGGAATATTATAGATTTCGTTGGGACCATCTCGGACAATTCAATTACCCGGCCGCTCAAGAGCCAGGCCGTTCGTTCTGGAACCAGCATCGGCGCAAACTACATGGAGGCTGACGGCGCAGAATCCAGAAAAGACTTTTTTCATAAAATCGGCATATGCAAAAAAGAGGCAAAAGAAACCATGCACTGGTTGCGCATGATCGCCAGGACAAATATGGTATCAAAAGAAAAATGTATTGCTTTATGGAAAGAAGCGCATGAACTCGCGTTAATCTTTTCCGCGATTATTATCAAGAAGTAA